The Mugil cephalus isolate CIBA_MC_2020 chromosome 19, CIBA_Mcephalus_1.1, whole genome shotgun sequence genome has a window encoding:
- the ulk1b gene encoding serine/threonine-protein kinase ULK1 isoform X4, translating to METVGKFEFSRKDLIGHGAFAVVFKGRHREKHDWEVAVKCINKKNLAKSQTLLGKEIKILKELKHENIVALLDFQETASSVYLVMEYCNGGDLADYLHSKGTLSEDTIRVFLQQIAGAMRVLQAKGIIHRDLKPQNILLSYPPGRKSQSNNTCIKIADFGFARHLQNNMMAATLCGSPMYMAPEVIMSQNYDAKADLWSIGTIVFQCLTGKAPFQASSPQDLRMFYEKNKSLSPNIPRETSSHLRHLLLGLLQRNHKDRMDFDEFFRHPFLEASSSMKKTTPTVTMTCLPSSASASSCSSSSTSHLASPPQSLAEIQHLRAKALASPTQEVAGFLLKDSSGGGGSSKNSSSCDTDDFVIVPAHFTTGELTCESKVLQDSLMNSGSLLASAGLCSQAKTPPHSPSYSGSPSPVRPSEFLGSNYGNHGHSLPIPVPTQVQNYQRMEQNLYSPKQDGSPRLSTPVRRCSSGSLLGFARAGPSPPYGQGAVTTTRRLSLGGARTLQLSPQAQQHAEPRLVSQPQPQVAGLGTRLHSAPCLLECATGGGRQKIRKQHSDPVVAPSAGLMTVRPLHSSPRLSELMQRNPLPTILGSPSRAIPPFEFPKPPSSPNLMTFLTQQGLVIGSPGSRTAPTELRDLGQQAPTPLTHPAHCIHRLTDDTKGFGRSHSAGRLSDMLLMAAFGPGGNVGDRGSAENLTSEKAIDITGPSSGGGGFAPGSISPAQVVFTVGSPPSGSTPPQTSRQRKYSGSFTSVSPAASYTSRYPQMGTYLDGFEAPPSPRYSFTDPITANMGGHVTFEAPELPEETLMELRRTAGSLPEDCRALVHFLTHGNGAS from the exons ATGGAGACGGTGGGGAAATTTGAGTTCAGTCGGAAGGACCTGATAGGACATGGCGCATTTGCTGTCGTCTTCAAAGGCAGACATCGAGAG AAACATGACTGGGAGGTGGCGGTAAAATGCATAAACAAGAAGAACCTGGCCAAATCTCAAACACTATTGGGGAAGGAGATCAAAATACTGAAG GAACTCAAACACGAGAACATTGTTGCATTACTGGACTTTCAG GAAACTGCCAGTTCGGTGTACCTGGTAATGGAG tACTGCAATGGCGGCGATCTGGCTGACTACTTACACT ccaaAGGCACACTGAGTGAGGACACTATCCGGGTTTTCCTGCAGCAGATCGCAGGGGCCATGCGGGTCTTACAGGCCAAAGGAATCATCCACAGGGACCTCAAGCCCCAAAACATCCTGCTCTCCTACCCACCGGGGCGCAAGTCGCAGTCCAACAACACCTGCATCAAGATCG CGGACTTTGGCTTTGCCAGGCACCTTCAGAACAACATGATGGCGGCGACGCTCTGCGGCTCCCCTATGTACATG GCTCCTGAAGTGATCATGTCCCAGAACTATGATGCCAAGGCCGACCTGTGGAGCATAGGGACCATCGTGTTTCAGTGTCTGACTGGGAAGGCTCCTTTTCAG GCCAGCAGTCCCCAGGACCTCCGGATGTTCTACGAAAAAAACAAGAGCCTGAGCCCAAA CATCCCCAGAGAGACTTCCAGCCATCTGAGGCACCTGCTGCTGGGTCTGCTGCAGCGCAACCACAAGGACCGCATGGACTTCG ATGAGTTTTTTAGGCACCCGTTCCTGGAGGCTAGCTCATCCATGAAAAAGA caacTCCGACTGTGACCATGACCTGTTTGCCCAGCTCTGCATCAGCCAGCTCCTGtagcagctcctccacctctcacctCGCCTCACCACcg CAGTCTCTTGCTGAGATTCAGCATTTGCGTGCCAAAGCTCTGGCATCCCCGACCCAGGAGGTCGCCGGCTTTCTCTTGAAGGACTCTTCCGgaggcggcggcagcagcaagaactcctcctcctgtgaTACAGATGACTTTGTCATAGTGCCTGCTCACTTCACCA CAGGTGAGCTGACATGTGAGAGTAAAGTGCTGCAAGACAGCCTGATGAACAGCGG ATCTCTTTTGGCTTCTGCTGGTCTGTGTAGCCAAGCCAAAACACCACCTCACTCTCCTTCCTACAGTGGGTCTCCAAGTCCTGTCAG GCCCAGCGAGTTCTTGGGAAGTAACTATGGAAACCACGGTCACTCATTGCCTATCCCAGTCCCCACTCAGGTCCAGAACTACCAGCGCATGGAGCAGAACCTATATTCTCCCAAACAGGATGGCTCACCACG GCTGTCGACGCCGGTGCGCCGCTGCAGCAGTGGGAGCTTGCTGGGCTTCGCTAGGGCCGGCCCCTCGCCGCCCTACGGCCAGGGAGCAGTCACCACCACCCGCAGACTCTCTCTGGGAGGAGCCAGAACTCTCCAGCTCTCTCCTCAAG CTCAGCAGCACGCTGAACCCAGGCTGGTTTCTCAGCCGCAGCCGCAGGTGGCAGGGCTCGGCACCCGTCTCCACAGTGCCCCCTGTCTGTTGGAGTGCGCCACTGGTGGCGGCAGGCAGAAAATCAGGAAGCAGCATTCGGACCCCGTGGTTGCCCCCTCAGCCGGGCTCATGACCGTCCGCCCTCTGCACTCTTCCCCCAGGCTGAGTGAGCTGATGCAGCGGAACCCCCTTCCCACCATCCTCGGCTCCCCTTCCAGG GCCATCCCTCCGTTTGAGTTCCCCAAGCCCCCCAGCTCTCCAAACCTCATGACTTTCCTGACACAGCAGGGTTTGGTCATCGGCTCCCCCGGCAGCAGGACTGCCCCAACAGAGCTCAGAGACCTGGGACAGCAAGCACCCACACCACTCACACATCCTGCCCACTGCATCCATAGACTAACTGATGATACCAAGGGCTTTGGAAG GTCTCATAGTGCCGGACGTCTGTCTGACATGCTGCTGATGGCTGCGTTTGGACCTGGTGGAAATGTGGGTGATCGAGGCAGTGCAGAGAACCTGACCTCTGAAAAAGCCATAGATATAACAG GGCCTTCCAGTGGTGGGGGAGGCTTTGCGCCTGGCTCCATCAGCCCGGCACAGGTGGTTTTCACTGTGGGCTCTCCACCCAGTGGCAGCACCCCACCTCAGACCTCCAGACAGAGGAAATACTCAG GCTCATTCACTTCTGTCAGCCCTGCAGCCTCGTACACCAGCCGCTACCCTCAGATGGGCACCTACCTGGACGGCTTTGAGGCTCCGCCCAGTCCTCGTTACAGTTTCACTGATCCCATCACGGCCAACATGGGTGGTCATGTGACCTTTGAGGCTCCCGAGCTTCCTGAGGAGACGCTGATGGAG TTACGCAGAACAGCTGGTTCTCTACCTGAAGACTGCAGAGCTCTTGTCCACTTCCTTACACACGGCAATGGAGCGAGTTAA